The proteins below are encoded in one region of Dehalococcoidia bacterium:
- a CDS encoding aspartate-semialdehyde dehydrogenase, with protein MNGYRVAIVGATGLVGGEFIKVLEQRGFPVRTMQLFASDRSAGKKLYFDHQEYEVKETSPDSFRDVDIALFSAGADISRYFSPIAARAGAVVIDNSSAFRMEDDVPLVVPEVNAEDIKKHKGIIANPNCSTIQMVTALYPLHKINPIKRIVVTTFQSVSGTGSAAIEELTAQSKAVLGGQSVVPHVYPHQIAFNTLPHIDVFLDNAYTKEEWKMVEETRKIMHAEDILVSATCVRVPVFTSHSEAVNVEFTNSISPDDARRILVQAPGVRVLDDPAISLYPHPWMAVGTDDTFVGRIRRDVSQSNSLVMWIVADNIRKGAALNAVQIAEEMIRREWLKPGG; from the coding sequence ATGAACGGATACAGGGTGGCCATCGTGGGCGCCACCGGGCTTGTCGGGGGAGAGTTTATCAAGGTCCTCGAGCAGCGTGGCTTCCCGGTGCGCACCATGCAGCTTTTCGCCTCGGACCGCTCGGCCGGCAAGAAGCTCTACTTCGACCACCAGGAGTACGAGGTCAAAGAGACCTCGCCAGACTCCTTCCGCGACGTGGATATCGCCCTCTTTTCGGCCGGAGCGGACATCAGCCGCTATTTTTCACCCATCGCTGCAAGAGCTGGCGCCGTGGTGATTGACAACAGCTCGGCCTTCCGCATGGAAGACGACGTGCCGCTGGTTGTCCCCGAAGTGAACGCCGAAGATATCAAAAAGCACAAGGGCATCATCGCCAATCCCAACTGCTCCACCATCCAGATGGTGACCGCCCTTTACCCGTTGCACAAAATCAACCCCATCAAGCGCATCGTGGTGACCACCTTTCAGTCAGTTTCCGGCACCGGCTCAGCGGCCATCGAAGAGCTGACGGCGCAAAGCAAGGCGGTTCTGGGCGGACAGAGCGTAGTGCCGCACGTATACCCTCACCAGATAGCCTTTAACACACTGCCTCATATTGATGTCTTTCTGGACAACGCCTACACCAAAGAGGAATGGAAGATGGTTGAGGAAACGCGCAAGATAATGCATGCCGAAGACATCCTGGTATCGGCCACCTGCGTGCGCGTACCCGTTTTCACCAGCCACAGCGAAGCGGTCAACGTGGAGTTCACCAACTCCATCTCCCCCGACGATGCCAGGCGCATACTGGTCCAAGCGCCGGGCGTGCGAGTGCTGGACGACCCCGCCATCAGTCTCTATCCGCATCCCTGGATGGCCGTCGGCACGGATGATACCTTCGTGGGGCGTATCCGCCGCGACGTCTCGCAGAGCAACAGCCTGGTCATGTGGATCGTGGCCGATAACATACGCAAGGGCGCGGCCCTCAACGCCGTGCAAATCGCCGAAGAGATGATACGGCGCGAATGGCTTAAACCGGGAGGTTAA
- a CDS encoding 4-hydroxy-tetrahydrodipicolinate reductase, giving the protein MSKIRVMVNGASGKMGQTVIAALSQEPDMEIVGGVDISAPADSITLSGGHSVPLSKDLDSLLDAVKPDVVVDFSTAKAILPLARATFKHGVRLVSGTTGLSQAELAEIDTLAKQHKVGAIVASNFAIGAIVMMHLAKISARYFDSAEIIEEHHQHKLDAPSGTALSTARAMVSSRGKPFVTPEQKEGVQESRGQKLDGIAIHSVRLPGIVARQEVLLGGMGQTLSIKHDAISRDCYMPGVMLAVREVSKHTGLIFGLDTLLKL; this is encoded by the coding sequence ATGTCTAAAATAAGAGTCATGGTAAACGGCGCCTCAGGCAAGATGGGGCAGACGGTGATTGCCGCGCTCTCCCAAGAGCCTGATATGGAAATCGTGGGAGGCGTTGATATCTCAGCGCCCGCTGACAGTATCACGCTATCCGGCGGTCATTCTGTTCCGCTTTCAAAAGACCTCGACAGCCTGCTCGACGCCGTCAAACCCGACGTGGTGGTCGATTTCAGCACGGCCAAAGCCATTCTGCCGCTGGCGCGCGCCACTTTTAAGCACGGCGTGCGGCTGGTCAGCGGAACGACCGGTCTCTCCCAAGCCGAACTTGCCGAGATCGACACGCTGGCTAAACAGCATAAAGTGGGGGCCATCGTGGCATCCAACTTCGCTATCGGCGCTATCGTCATGATGCACCTGGCGAAAATTTCAGCCAGATATTTCGACTCCGCCGAGATCATCGAAGAACATCACCAGCACAAGCTGGACGCACCATCGGGGACGGCTCTCTCCACCGCCCGGGCCATGGTGTCATCTCGCGGCAAGCCTTTCGTAACGCCAGAGCAGAAAGAAGGCGTGCAGGAGAGCCGCGGCCAGAAACTGGACGGCATCGCCATCCACAGCGTCAGGCTGCCGGGCATCGTCGCCCGCCAGGAGGTGCTGCTGGGCGGCATGGGGCAGACGCTCAGTATCAAGCACGACGCCATCAGCCGCGACTGCTATATGCCGGGCGTCATGCTGGCAGTAAGAGAGGTATCCAAACACACCGGCCTGATTTTCGGGCTTGATACTCTACTAAAGCTTTAG
- a CDS encoding inorganic diphosphatase → MVEIPKGSRNKYEYDSKRKVIKFDRMLFSAMHYPSDYGFITDTLAEDGDPLDALVLVWEATFPGCMIEARPIGLFRMRDEHGPDAKILCIPLGDPMWNHIETLDDVPPHLLKEIEHFFRVYKDLEEKKTGIEGWEGLDAALREIKEAQERFKK, encoded by the coding sequence ATGGTGGAGATACCCAAGGGCAGCCGCAACAAGTACGAGTACGACAGTAAACGCAAGGTCATCAAGTTCGACCGCATGCTTTTTTCGGCCATGCACTACCCCAGCGACTATGGCTTCATAACCGATACGTTGGCTGAAGACGGCGACCCGCTGGACGCGCTGGTGCTGGTATGGGAGGCCACCTTCCCCGGCTGCATGATAGAGGCTCGGCCTATCGGCCTCTTTCGCATGCGCGACGAGCATGGCCCCGATGCCAAAATCCTCTGTATTCCTCTGGGCGACCCGATGTGGAACCATATCGAGACGCTGGACGATGTGCCGCCGCACCTCCTCAAAGAAATAGAGCACTTCTTCAGGGTTTATAAGGACCTCGAAGAGAAGAAGACGGGGATTGAGGGCTGGGAGGGGTTGGATGCGGCCTTGAGGGAAATAAAAGAAGCACAGGAGAGGTTTAAGAAATAG
- a CDS encoding DUF4382 domain-containing protein yields the protein MKDIDLILDDCLDHLAWGETMEDCLAAYPRQADELRPALLAVSRVKKINTFEPGAEAKAEARQRFYRARSEMSGKTERSFLSRLAYWPAALVATAAVLIAAIIGYNTQQPGTSPYIPVSIPVTSSGGNFIFLISDAVNAIADFKSLEITIDKVGLLTGSGWIEFVPEVRTIDLTLLPGEKTQAIWRGDMPEGKYSKVFIYVSDVQGVLKSTGKAVDIKLPGKKIQINSAFNISSDSTTSFIFDLTVTASGNPKNGLRYMLKPQVDESGAGSSPVSGTALDKGKSPSR from the coding sequence ATGAAAGACATCGATTTAATTCTGGATGATTGTCTCGACCATCTCGCTTGGGGTGAGACGATGGAGGATTGCCTGGCTGCCTACCCGCGACAGGCGGATGAGCTGCGCCCGGCGCTCCTGGCTGTGTCCAGAGTTAAAAAAATCAATACTTTTGAACCAGGCGCGGAGGCTAAGGCCGAAGCCCGGCAGCGCTTTTATCGCGCCAGGTCAGAGATGTCTGGCAAGACCGAACGCTCGTTTTTATCCCGGCTGGCCTACTGGCCGGCGGCGCTGGTAGCCACGGCAGCGGTGCTGATAGCCGCCATTATTGGATATAATACGCAGCAACCCGGGACATCCCCATATATACCAGTCTCCATACCAGTCACAAGTTCCGGAGGTAATTTCATCTTCCTCATCAGCGATGCGGTCAATGCTATCGCTGATTTTAAGAGCCTGGAAATAACTATCGACAAAGTAGGGTTGTTGACCGGTTCAGGCTGGATCGAGTTTGTCCCGGAGGTCAGGACAATCGACCTGACGTTGTTGCCGGGTGAAAAGACGCAGGCCATCTGGCGCGGCGATATGCCGGAAGGGAAGTATTCCAAAGTGTTCATTTATGTTTCCGATGTCCAGGGCGTGCTCAAGTCTACAGGAAAGGCGGTTGATATCAAACTGCCCGGAAAAAAGATACAGATAAACAGCGCTTTCAATATTAGCAGTGACAGCACCACCAGCTTCATCTTCGATCTTACCGTAACGGCCAGCGGCAACCCCAAAAACGGCCTGCGCTATATGCTCAAACCGCAGGTAGACGAAAGCGGCGCGGGTTCCAGCCCGGTCTCAGGAACAGCGCTGGATAAAGGCAAATCACCAAGTAGGTAA
- a CDS encoding DUF1998 domain-containing protein — translation MFDTADFLTRLKRQTFYDGQICHSHDVPPRAARYGDLETPLDPRLQSILELHRLGRLYSHQAEAINRIRRGQNVMISTSSASGKSMCYNLPVMQASLEDPRSCAIFLFPTKALSQDQLGKIKHLFSPSILRPDEFDTFDGDTPGPERPAIRRRARLILTNPDMLHVSMLPNHASWARLWRNLRFVIVDEAHAYRGVFGSNVALVLRRLRRLCQAYGGNPQFILSSATIDNSEEHACNLTGIPFEVVTDDGSPKGGKDFIFWNPPLIDAVKGTRRSANSEATNLFSQLVSEGVRSICFTRTRRLSELLANYARDRLSEIAPSYVSRVKTYRAGYLPEERRQIERELSCGALTGVVATNALELGVDIGDLDATVLTGYPGTIASTWQQAGRSGRRDTRSLSFLIGLDNPLDQYLMRQPEFFFGRSFENALVNPENHHILRSHLLCAAWEMALTKGDQEFFGETMRQEVEGLVAEGLLKERRGRFFLSPALAYPAGDVSIRSASGDHFSLLDGKTGKLLETLEISHAFLQAHLGAIYLHQGEGYLVTEFDLASKTIKVESSVAAYYTVARDLTDVRILSIHKEKFFDSLKVCLGEVEVSMDVISFKKKVQFTEEVLGEEPLDLPTQRFRTVSLWFDLPQEAMSRIAKEGLDFAGGIHGAEHTAIGMLPLFAMCDRNDIGGLSTPLHPDTGKAQIFIYDAYPGGVGIAEKGFEMVRELWQATLAAISECPCQDGCPSCIQSPKCGNNNKPLDKRAAQVLLEGLLTSCNKEIGHH, via the coding sequence ATGTTCGATACGGCGGACTTTTTAACCCGGCTCAAGCGGCAGACCTTCTACGACGGCCAGATATGCCATAGCCACGACGTGCCACCGCGTGCCGCCCGCTACGGTGACCTCGAAACTCCCCTCGACCCCCGCCTTCAATCCATCCTCGAACTGCACAGGCTGGGACGGCTTTATTCCCACCAGGCCGAGGCCATCAACCGCATACGGCGCGGCCAAAACGTCATGATTTCCACCTCAAGCGCCAGCGGCAAGAGCATGTGCTACAACCTACCTGTGATGCAGGCGTCGCTGGAAGACCCCAGGAGCTGCGCCATATTCCTTTTTCCCACCAAGGCCCTCTCACAGGACCAGCTCGGCAAGATAAAGCACCTTTTTAGCCCATCCATTCTCAGACCTGATGAATTTGACACTTTCGACGGGGATACGCCCGGGCCGGAAAGACCGGCTATCCGCCGACGCGCCCGTTTAATCCTCACCAACCCGGACATGCTGCACGTCAGCATGCTGCCCAACCACGCTTCCTGGGCCAGGCTGTGGCGGAATCTCAGGTTCGTTATTGTAGACGAAGCCCACGCCTACAGAGGCGTTTTCGGCTCCAATGTGGCGCTGGTGTTGCGCAGACTCAGACGGCTGTGCCAGGCATACGGGGGCAATCCCCAGTTTATACTCAGTTCGGCTACGATAGATAATTCCGAAGAACACGCCTGTAACCTCACCGGCATTCCTTTTGAGGTGGTCACCGATGACGGCTCGCCCAAAGGCGGCAAGGACTTTATTTTCTGGAACCCGCCGCTTATCGATGCGGTCAAGGGTACGCGGCGCAGCGCCAACAGCGAAGCGACCAATCTCTTCTCGCAGCTCGTGAGCGAAGGCGTACGCTCCATCTGCTTCACGCGCACGCGGCGACTGTCGGAGCTTCTGGCCAACTATGCCCGCGACCGGCTGAGCGAAATAGCGCCGTCTTACGTTTCGCGTGTCAAGACCTACCGCGCCGGGTATCTCCCGGAGGAAAGACGGCAGATAGAGCGCGAGCTTTCCTGCGGGGCGCTTACCGGCGTGGTGGCCACCAATGCCCTTGAGCTGGGAGTGGATATCGGCGACCTGGACGCCACCGTGCTCACCGGCTATCCCGGCACCATTGCCAGCACCTGGCAACAGGCTGGGCGCAGCGGAAGGCGCGATACCCGCTCGCTCTCCTTTCTCATCGGGCTGGACAACCCGCTCGACCAGTATCTCATGCGCCAGCCGGAGTTCTTTTTCGGCAGGAGTTTCGAGAACGCGCTGGTAAACCCCGAGAACCACCACATCCTGCGCAGCCACCTGCTGTGCGCCGCCTGGGAGATGGCGCTCACCAAAGGAGACCAGGAGTTCTTCGGCGAGACAATGCGGCAGGAGGTCGAGGGGTTGGTGGCTGAAGGCTTACTGAAAGAGCGTCGTGGACGCTTTTTTCTATCGCCGGCGCTGGCTTATCCCGCGGGTGACGTTAGCATACGCTCGGCCTCCGGTGACCATTTCTCACTGCTGGACGGCAAAACGGGCAAGCTATTGGAGACGCTGGAAATCTCGCACGCCTTTTTGCAGGCTCATCTGGGAGCAATTTATCTGCACCAGGGTGAAGGCTACCTGGTGACAGAGTTCGACCTAGCATCAAAGACCATCAAGGTCGAGTCCTCCGTGGCGGCCTACTATACAGTCGCCAGGGATTTGACCGACGTGCGCATCCTGAGCATACATAAAGAGAAATTCTTCGACTCGCTCAAGGTTTGTCTGGGCGAGGTCGAAGTGAGCATGGATGTCATCAGCTTCAAGAAAAAGGTGCAGTTCACCGAAGAAGTGCTGGGTGAAGAGCCGCTGGACCTCCCCACGCAGCGCTTCCGCACTGTGTCGCTGTGGTTCGACCTGCCGCAGGAGGCGATGAGCCGCATCGCTAAAGAAGGACTGGATTTCGCCGGAGGCATACACGGAGCCGAGCACACCGCCATCGGCATGCTGCCCCTTTTCGCTATGTGCGACCGCAACGACATCGGTGGCCTCTCCACGCCGCTGCACCCGGATACAGGCAAAGCCCAGATATTCATCTACGACGCCTATCCCGGCGGTGTGGGCATTGCAGAGAAGGGCTTTGAGATGGTTCGCGAGCTGTGGCAGGCGACGCTGGCGGCCATAAGCGAGTGTCCCTGCCAGGACGGCTGCCCTAGCTGCATCCAGTCGCCCAAGTGCGGCAATAACAACAAGCCGCTGGACAAGCGGGCGGCGCAAGTTCTCCTCGAAGGATTATTGACTTCTTGTAATAAAGAAATCGGCCACCACTAG
- a CDS encoding prolipoprotein diacylglyceryl transferase, translating to MNAIEINVSPVLWHIGGMEVRWYGVMMALGVMVLILWTYNQIRRGAKLSYDHLLGGALVGIPSGIVFARLLHVVDGSSNINYYFSQPLRIIGGSGLTIYGAILGAALGVWVYSRLNKLNYSYLVDVITPGIILAQVLGRVGCLFNGCCYGKELIGSPFNIVYTNPESFAPISFPVQPTQFYELLFLLALFAVIMVFRSKFKPDGVQFMFYLGMYSLWRIGIGFLRVGTPFAFGLEEAQVIGIIVAIICFSLIAYRVRKAKSTPPTVELAATESGSES from the coding sequence ATGAATGCTATAGAAATCAATGTCAGCCCTGTCCTGTGGCACATCGGTGGGATGGAGGTGCGCTGGTACGGCGTCATGATGGCGCTGGGCGTGATGGTGCTCATCCTCTGGACATACAACCAGATAAGGCGCGGCGCTAAACTTTCTTACGACCACCTGCTGGGTGGGGCTCTTGTAGGCATACCCTCAGGCATAGTCTTCGCCCGCCTGCTGCATGTCGTGGATGGTTCGAGCAATATCAATTACTACTTTTCGCAGCCTCTGCGCATCATCGGCGGGTCGGGGCTCACCATCTACGGCGCCATACTCGGGGCGGCGCTCGGCGTCTGGGTTTACAGCCGCCTCAACAAGCTGAACTACAGTTATCTGGTGGATGTCATCACCCCGGGAATTATACTGGCGCAGGTGCTGGGAAGGGTGGGTTGCCTTTTCAACGGCTGCTGTTACGGCAAAGAGTTGATTGGCTCTCCTTTCAACATCGTATATACCAATCCGGAGTCTTTTGCCCCCATCAGCTTTCCGGTACAGCCGACGCAATTTTATGAATTACTGTTCCTGCTAGCCTTGTTTGCCGTGATAATGGTATTCCGCAGCAAGTTCAAGCCGGACGGGGTGCAGTTCATGTTCTATCTGGGCATGTACTCTTTATGGCGTATCGGCATCGGTTTCCTGCGCGTGGGCACGCCTTTTGCCTTCGGGTTGGAAGAAGCTCAGGTTATCGGCATTATCGTGGCCATCATCTGCTTCTCACTGATAGCCTACCGCGTGCGCAAAGCGAAATCTACGCCTCCGACGGTGGAACTTGCCGCTACGGAGAGCGGGAGCGAATCTTAA
- a CDS encoding DUF503 domain-containing protein, with translation MNIGILKIHLRLPENLSLKGKRQVLKSIIAQLRNRFNVSVAEVADNDLWQLATIAICVVSNDQRFTNEVLSKAVNLVECGRFEMEFFDYEIEIIPL, from the coding sequence ATGAATATAGGCATTCTCAAAATTCATTTGCGTCTGCCGGAGAACCTATCTCTCAAAGGCAAGCGCCAGGTGCTTAAATCCATCATTGCCCAACTGCGCAACCGCTTCAATGTTTCCGTTGCGGAGGTGGCCGACAACGACCTTTGGCAACTCGCCACCATCGCCATTTGCGTCGTGAGCAACGACCAGCGCTTCACTAATGAAGTGCTCTCCAAGGCGGTCAACCTGGTGGAGTGCGGGCGCTTCGAGATGGAGTTCTTCGACTACGAGATAGAGATTATCCCTCTTTAG
- a CDS encoding DUF4382 domain-containing protein yields the protein MKKISVIFTALAVLALLLAGCASSPGTATTSTTSGAPAAGKGYVNILVTDAPPKNEVTSIMVTVSSINVHMASTETTTVPTSTITSTTTAATTTATTTTATSTATTTSTTTTGTPPPTSSGEAGGQWITIPVSGPNPFDLLKLQGIDELLGTAQLQAGRYTQIRLVLTKVEVALGGGALQEATLPSGELKFIRPFDVIAGETTDVELDFDAKKSVNVTGSGKVMVKPVVKLTITNKSSNELASLSGVVSAVDAQASTISILPTGQTQPIVLGVTPQTVIILDEKEVTLADLAALPAGSTATASYLSNSLKAVRIEIVTPQATTTSA from the coding sequence ATGAAAAAGATCTCGGTTATATTCACTGCCCTGGCCGTGTTGGCATTGCTATTGGCCGGGTGCGCAAGTTCCCCCGGAACGGCAACTACTAGCACGACATCCGGCGCTCCGGCCGCGGGTAAGGGATACGTCAATATACTGGTGACCGACGCTCCGCCCAAAAATGAGGTGACCAGTATCATGGTCACGGTTTCCAGCATAAACGTACATATGGCAAGCACGGAAACAACTACCGTGCCGACGTCGACAATTACCTCTACCACCACGGCCGCAACAACTACTGCCACAACGACAACGGCCACATCCACGGCCACGACGACATCCACGACAACGACCGGCACGCCCCCGCCAACATCTTCCGGGGAAGCGGGAGGACAATGGATTACCATCCCCGTCAGCGGGCCCAACCCGTTCGACCTGCTCAAGTTGCAGGGCATCGACGAACTACTGGGAACCGCTCAACTTCAGGCCGGCAGATATACGCAAATCAGGCTGGTCTTAACTAAAGTGGAAGTAGCGCTGGGAGGCGGGGCGCTGCAGGAAGCCACCTTGCCCAGTGGCGAACTCAAATTTATCCGCCCGTTCGATGTCATTGCCGGTGAGACCACCGATGTCGAGCTGGATTTCGACGCTAAGAAAAGCGTCAATGTCACCGGCTCGGGCAAGGTCATGGTCAAACCCGTGGTCAAGCTGACCATCACCAATAAGAGCTCCAACGAGCTTGCTTCGCTTAGCGGCGTGGTGAGCGCCGTGGATGCTCAAGCGTCGACTATCTCCATCCTGCCCACAGGTCAGACCCAGCCCATCGTCTTAGGTGTCACACCGCAGACTGTTATTATCCTGGATGAGAAAGAGGTTACACTCGCGGACCTGGCCGCGTTACCGGCTGGCAGCACTGCTACCGCCTCATACCTCTCGAACAGTCTGAAAGCGGTAAGGATAGAAATTGTGACGCCGCAGGCTACGACAACGTCTGCTTAA
- a CDS encoding polyribonucleotide nucleotidyltransferase encodes MAQPFAVETTIGGRKLSIETGKLAGQADAAVTLRYGDTVVLVTTCVNPQPREGVDFLPLTVDYEERLYAAGKIPGGFIRREGRPSEEATLTSRLTDRPLRPLLPKTWRREIQVIITVLSADQENDPDTLAILGGSCALGMSSVPFEGPVGACHVGYIDGQFVVNPTLPDMEKSTIDLVVASTKKAVVMIEAGAKEVSEEIAAQAIRFAHQANQELIALQEQMIAAVGKAKEDAPKSEPNAELIAAVERIIAGRLPGALNHPYKEQRDPGLNNLKKELLEDLGEKFSSADILAVYDNAIRAELRNNILKNGRRTSGRNLTQIRPLSCEVGLLPRVHGSGLFNRGETQALTITTLGSMRDEQKLDGLGIADTKRFMHHYNFPPFSTGETKRVGTPGRREIGHGALAERALAPVIPPEADFPYTIRLVSEIMSSSGSTSMASVCASTLSLMDAGIPIKAPVAGISMGLVTGENGEYAVLTDIEGIEDNYGDMDYKVAGTAVGITALQLDIKLKGVSLEILEKAMYQSRETRLFILETMRSTIAQSRADLSKYAPRMYKMVIDQEKIGTVIGPGGKTIRAITDESKATVDIAPDGTVIIGAIDEGSAKKAMKMIEDLTREIKVGEIFTGKVVRIMNFGAFVELLPGKDGMVHVSELADRRVDKVEDVVKIGDQIQVKVIEIDNQGRINLSRRVLLAPAEGGAAENSGAPPSRPQGGRPPYRPR; translated from the coding sequence ATGGCACAACCGTTTGCAGTTGAGACCACTATCGGTGGCCGTAAGCTCAGCATCGAGACGGGCAAGCTGGCCGGCCAGGCCGATGCCGCCGTCACGCTGCGTTATGGAGACACGGTAGTACTGGTAACCACCTGCGTCAACCCCCAGCCTCGCGAGGGGGTTGATTTTTTACCCCTGACCGTTGACTATGAAGAGCGGCTCTACGCCGCGGGCAAGATCCCGGGCGGCTTCATACGCCGCGAGGGCCGCCCCAGCGAGGAAGCCACGCTCACCAGCCGCCTGACCGACAGGCCGCTCCGGCCGCTGCTGCCCAAGACATGGCGGCGCGAGATACAGGTCATCATCACCGTGCTGTCCGCCGACCAAGAGAACGACCCGGATACTCTGGCCATCCTGGGCGGCTCGTGCGCGCTAGGCATGTCGTCGGTGCCTTTCGAGGGCCCGGTGGGAGCCTGCCATGTTGGCTATATCGACGGGCAATTCGTGGTCAATCCCACGCTCCCCGACATGGAAAAGAGCACCATTGACCTGGTGGTGGCCAGCACTAAAAAGGCCGTAGTCATGATAGAGGCCGGCGCTAAAGAGGTGTCCGAGGAAATCGCCGCGCAGGCCATCCGCTTCGCCCATCAGGCCAATCAAGAACTCATAGCCCTGCAGGAACAGATGATTGCGGCTGTCGGCAAGGCCAAAGAAGATGCTCCCAAATCCGAACCGAACGCGGAGCTTATCGCGGCTGTCGAACGCATCATCGCGGGCAGGCTGCCCGGTGCTCTCAACCACCCCTACAAAGAACAGAGAGACCCCGGCCTGAACAACCTCAAGAAAGAACTGCTGGAGGACCTTGGAGAAAAATTCAGCAGCGCTGATATTCTGGCAGTTTACGATAACGCCATCCGCGCCGAACTCAGGAATAACATACTCAAAAACGGGCGGCGCACCAGCGGCCGCAATCTGACACAGATCCGCCCGCTTTCCTGCGAGGTGGGGCTGCTGCCACGCGTGCATGGCTCGGGACTCTTTAACCGCGGCGAGACTCAGGCGCTCACCATCACTACTCTGGGCAGCATGCGCGACGAACAGAAGCTCGACGGGCTGGGCATTGCCGATACCAAACGTTTCATGCACCACTATAACTTCCCGCCCTTCTCCACCGGCGAGACCAAGCGCGTGGGCACCCCGGGACGTCGCGAGATAGGGCATGGAGCCCTGGCCGAAAGGGCGCTGGCGCCGGTCATCCCGCCCGAAGCGGACTTCCCCTATACCATCCGCCTCGTTTCCGAGATTATGAGCTCCAGCGGCTCAACCTCAATGGCTTCGGTTTGCGCCTCCACGCTATCTCTGATGGACGCCGGCATACCCATCAAAGCGCCGGTAGCAGGCATTTCGATGGGCCTCGTGACAGGCGAGAACGGCGAGTACGCCGTGCTTACCGACATCGAGGGCATTGAAGACAACTACGGCGACATGGACTATAAGGTGGCCGGCACGGCAGTGGGCATCACTGCGCTGCAACTCGATATCAAGCTCAAGGGCGTCAGCCTGGAGATACTCGAAAAAGCCATGTACCAGAGCCGCGAGACACGCCTGTTCATACTGGAGACGATGCGAAGTACAATCGCTCAGAGCCGGGCTGACCTTTCCAAGTACGCCCCGCGCATGTACAAGATGGTCATCGACCAGGAAAAGATAGGCACGGTCATCGGTCCCGGCGGCAAGACCATCCGCGCCATCACCGATGAGTCCAAGGCCACGGTGGATATCGCCCCCGATGGTACCGTAATAATCGGCGCCATCGATGAAGGCTCGGCCAAGAAGGCCATGAAGATGATCGAGGACCTGACCCGCGAGATCAAGGTGGGCGAGATATTTACCGGCAAGGTTGTGCGCATCATGAATTTCGGCGCATTTGTTGAGCTCCTGCCCGGCAAGGACGGCATGGTGCACGTCTCGGAACTGGCCGACCGCCGCGTGGACAAAGTTGAAGACGTAGTCAAGATAGGCGACCAGATACAGGTCAAGGTTATCGAAATTGATAACCAGGGACGCATCAACCTTTCGAGGCGCGTCCTCTTGGCTCCCGCTGAAGGCGGCGCAGCTGAAAACAGTGGTGCTCCTCCATCCCGTCCGCAGGGCGGGCGCCCGCCATACCGGCCACGCTAA
- a CDS encoding 30S ribosomal protein S15 gives MLDLQKKTELIKKHGRHEGDSGSTEVQVALLTARIKELTRHMTAFGHDFHSKRSLLRLVGQRRRLLAYLSKEDINRYKKLIKALGLRK, from the coding sequence TTGTTAGACCTACAGAAGAAGACAGAACTCATCAAGAAACACGGGCGCCACGAGGGAGACTCCGGTTCAACCGAGGTGCAGGTAGCGCTGCTCACCGCGCGCATCAAAGAGTTGACCCGGCACATGACCGCCTTCGGCCATGACTTCCATTCCAAGCGCAGCTTGCTTCGTCTTGTCGGACAGCGCAGACGGTTGCTGGCCTACCTGAGCAAGGAAGACATCAACCGCTACAAGAAGCTCATCAAAGCTCTAGGCCTGCGCAAATAA
- a CDS encoding sigma-70 family RNA polymerase sigma factor, giving the protein MSAETLKEKEAELCGMYEQFYDKISRYAYVRIGDRASAEDIAGETFLKALKALPSYRERGLPMSAWLFRIAHNLVVDFLRQKSKGRSVPLDDIDLPSDVNPALLAESRLEMARVNQAMKALSPAQQEVIRLRFLAELSSKEVAAVMGKSDGAVREMQSSAIARLRQLLVE; this is encoded by the coding sequence ATGAGCGCCGAAACTCTAAAAGAAAAAGAAGCCGAGTTGTGCGGCATGTACGAGCAGTTCTACGATAAAATCTCGCGGTATGCCTATGTGCGTATCGGAGACAGGGCGTCAGCCGAAGACATCGCGGGCGAGACGTTTCTGAAGGCTCTGAAGGCGTTGCCTTCTTATCGCGAACGCGGGTTGCCCATGAGCGCCTGGCTTTTTCGTATCGCTCACAATCTGGTGGTGGACTTTCTGAGGCAAAAGTCCAAGGGACGTTCGGTGCCGCTTGATGACATCGATTTGCCTTCGGATGTCAACCCTGCGCTGCTGGCAGAGTCACGTCTCGAAATGGCGAGGGTCAACCAGGCTATGAAAGCCCTCAGCCCGGCGCAGCAGGAAGTGATAAGGCTGCGCTTTCTGGCCGAGTTAAGCTCGAAAGAGGTAGCGGCCGTCATGGGTAAGAGCGACGGCGCCGTGCGCGAGATGCAGAGCTCGGCCATTGCCCGGCTCAGGCAACTACTTGTGGAATAG